The following nucleotide sequence is from Populus trichocarpa isolate Nisqually-1 chromosome 11, P.trichocarpa_v4.1, whole genome shotgun sequence.
TTGCTATTGGTTCATTCTAGCAAGGACTGTACTGCTGAATCTAATAAATAGAAGGGAAATTTCTTTCAAATGGTTAGATGTCATACAGGGTTAAGGAACTGACAGTGCATTAGACTTACATGGATGTTGAATACGTAACAATTGTGAATGTTATATCATGTTCCTTGGAACATGAGAGTATCCAAATCCTATGATATCTATAGTTGTTTGGTTCAATTAATCACAACATAACTGGACATACTTGTTATCGTTACCTGTTCTCTGGCATTATATCTTAGGATGCATAAGGAGCTTGTGGGAAACTTCTTTGGGAATGCGAATGACATGTTACAAGCTTATGGGGAAATTCATGTAACCCACAAAACATCATCTCCATTCTGCCACTGGAACATTTTGGAACTTGCTCGGAGAAATTCTTTAGAATTTATCGGGCGCGATGATTTTAAGATGGAAGACTATCCAGGTTACAGCAACAAGAGAGGAGAAGGTGATAGATGCGATCAGCCTTTCCCTTTGGGAGAGTGTAGTACTTTCAAATTCAGATCCTCCCATACTGATAAGCAGATTTATGGAGTGATAAATAACTCAGATTCCGCACTCAAAAGATCTCGGCAGATTCAGGGCAATCCAATGGAAATATGGAAACGTCAGAAAATCACATTTGATCGAGGAATTCCTCAAACAACTTTCAGCATGAATTCAAAAGACTTCTCAGACTACAGGCTGACACCTTTGGCTGTTGATATCACGATGGAAGATGCTAGTCACTCATTTGGAACATGTGGCAGAGGTTTTACGCACTGGAGCAACTCTGTTAA
It contains:
- the LOC112326006 gene encoding heavy metal-associated isoprenylated plant protein 41-like isoform X2, whose translation is MADKQAGKQVDFGKGEDKEKWVKHYSSKHQILLVGEDAVIQKYKKAKSNLESLKELGASTLYGVDATKMKHHLPLRMQKFDRIIFNFPHAGFYLKEDNNLMIEMHKELVGNFFGNANDMLQAYGEIHVTHKTSSPFCHWNILELARRNSLEFIGRDDFKMEDYPGYSNKRGEGDRCDQPFPLGECSTFKFRSSHTDKQIYGVINNSDSALKRSRQIQGNPMEIWKRQKITFDRGIPQTTFSMNSKDFSDYRLTPLAVDITMEDASHSFGTCGRGFTHWSNSVNEVPMSEFGRHMVRFSEIFMHGNPYTSHGLQRINQPFSNGDSLSQHREIVRRYGHHPEGTRGFV